A genome region from Arachidicoccus soli includes the following:
- a CDS encoding glycoside hydrolase family 32 protein: MLKILKSLLFIFLFCTATLCQAQNKVATPQWRPAYHFTPIKTWTNDPNGLFYDQGLFHLYFQNNPFDNVWGHMSWGHAVSKDLVHWTHLPVAIPEINKKDTTISIFSGSAVMDKNNTSGFAIHKKSPIVAIFTGDLPKQKKEAQYIAYSNDTGKTFKLYTDHPVIDLNRPDFRDPNVFWYKPTKQWIMAVSLVHEHKIRFYSSSNLKQWHLLSDFGPAGYIGHDWECPSLMPLTVDGKASETKWVLLVSCWGEKGPYMQYFIGDFDGQYFKNENPSGQVLTVDNGDCFYAAIPWRLKKNKQILLGWLTPGKIDTHPWRGQMSIPRDLSLRTTSDGIRLFQAPASIIRNKLKKLSGGKNDFWKNLYVNNQILVPKNLETYHSNAYWIEASFKISGATKLGFNIMEDSVSGSKIIVGYDVGKGVLFVNSKHTQEKYKSSGNLFLSTPLKPIKGKIQLQILLDKSSLEVFGNDGRKVITTITYPTKNEKGISLFSEGKTVIEKMHIWDLSKVKNR; this comes from the coding sequence ATGTTGAAAATATTAAAAAGCCTGCTCTTCATCTTTTTGTTTTGCACAGCTACTCTTTGCCAAGCGCAAAACAAAGTTGCTACACCTCAATGGAGGCCTGCTTACCACTTTACACCGATAAAAACCTGGACAAATGACCCGAATGGATTATTTTATGATCAAGGGCTTTTTCATTTATATTTTCAAAATAATCCCTTTGATAATGTCTGGGGGCATATGAGTTGGGGGCATGCGGTAAGTAAAGATCTGGTGCATTGGACGCATCTTCCTGTAGCAATTCCGGAAATAAATAAAAAAGATACAACGATATCTATTTTTTCCGGCTCTGCGGTTATGGATAAAAACAATACCAGTGGTTTTGCGATACATAAAAAAAGCCCCATTGTCGCTATTTTTACGGGCGATCTTCCCAAACAAAAGAAAGAAGCACAATATATCGCCTATAGTAATGATACAGGTAAAACATTTAAGCTTTATACGGATCATCCGGTAATAGATTTAAATAGACCGGATTTTCGAGATCCAAACGTTTTTTGGTACAAGCCCACAAAACAATGGATAATGGCAGTTTCATTAGTCCACGAACATAAAATCAGGTTTTATAGTTCATCCAACTTAAAACAGTGGCATTTGCTAAGCGATTTCGGGCCAGCTGGTTATATAGGCCATGATTGGGAATGTCCTTCTTTAATGCCCCTCACTGTTGACGGGAAAGCATCCGAAACCAAATGGGTCCTGTTGGTTTCTTGTTGGGGAGAAAAAGGTCCTTACATGCAATATTTCATTGGCGACTTTGATGGCCAATATTTCAAGAATGAAAACCCGTCTGGCCAAGTACTAACTGTGGATAATGGTGATTGCTTTTATGCAGCTATACCTTGGCGACTTAAAAAGAATAAACAAATATTACTGGGATGGTTGACACCCGGAAAAATAGACACCCATCCTTGGCGCGGACAAATGTCAATCCCCAGAGATCTTTCATTGCGCACTACAAGCGATGGCATTCGGTTATTTCAAGCACCGGCATCAATTATCCGGAATAAATTAAAGAAACTATCCGGAGGGAAAAATGACTTCTGGAAGAACCTATATGTAAATAATCAAATTTTAGTGCCTAAGAATTTAGAGACCTATCATAGCAATGCATATTGGATAGAAGCGTCATTTAAGATTAGCGGGGCAACAAAACTAGGATTTAATATTATGGAAGATAGTGTTTCCGGTAGCAAAATAATTGTCGGATACGATGTAGGCAAAGGCGTTTTATTTGTAAACAGTAAACATACGCAGGAGAAATATAAATCATCCGGAAATTTATTCCTGTCAACACCATTAAAACCAATCAAAGGGAAGATACAACTTCAAATTTTACTTGATAAATCATCTTTAGAAGTCTTTGGCAATGATGGTCGAAAAGTAATTACCACCATTACCTATCCTACCAAAAATGAAAAAGGTATCTCCCTGTTTTCAGAAGGCAAAACGGTTATAGAAAAGATGCATATCTGGGATTTAAGTAAGGTCAAAAACAGATAA
- the fusA gene encoding elongation factor G produces the protein MADLKFQRNFGIAAHIDAGKTTTTERILRYTGMIHRIGEVHDGGATTDWMEQEKERGITITSAAVSCNWSFPTDKGKVTPDSKKYSFNIIDTPGHVDFTVEVERSMRVLDGLIALFSAVDGVEPQSETVWRQANRYKVPRIGFVNKMDRSGADFLNVVHQVKEMLGANAVPLQLPIGAEDDFKGVVDLIRNTGIIWDDSTEGMTYTEIPIPEDMKEDVIEWRAKLIEAVAEYDDTLMEKFFENPDTISEDEVHEAIRKACIDLSIVPMMCGSSFKNKGVQTALDAVCRYLPSPIDVDAIEGHDPDDAEKILTRKPSAKEPFAALAFKIMTDPFVGRLAFFRVYSGHLDAGSYVLNVRSGKNERISRIMKMFANKQNPVDFIEAGDIGAAVGFKEIKTGDTLCDEKHPIVLENMFIPEPVIAVAIEPKTQADVDKMGMAIAKLVEEDPTLRVNTDEDTGQTILRGMGELHLEIIIDRMRREFKVEVNQGAPQVAYKETFQSTIQHREVLKKQSGGRGKFADIQFEIGPAEEEWLKENEGKHFQFVNNIVGGSIPREFFPAIQKGFETAMGTGVLAGYPVDNMKVRVFDGSFHNVDSDAMSFELCAKAGFREAGRKAKPVLLEPIMKVEVTTPDQYMGDVTGDLNRRRGMMEGMDTRGNAQVIKAKVPLSEMFGYVTQLRSLSSGRAASTMEFDHYAPTPNNIAEEVIAKSKGKVKNEDD, from the coding sequence ATGGCGGACTTAAAATTTCAACGCAACTTTGGTATTGCCGCGCACATTGATGCTGGTAAAACCACCACCACTGAACGCATTTTGCGTTACACAGGTATGATTCACAGAATTGGAGAAGTACACGATGGTGGTGCTACTACCGACTGGATGGAACAAGAAAAAGAAAGAGGTATCACGATTACATCTGCTGCTGTAAGCTGTAATTGGAGCTTCCCCACAGATAAAGGAAAAGTTACGCCAGACTCTAAAAAATATTCATTTAATATCATTGACACTCCCGGTCACGTTGACTTTACTGTAGAAGTAGAACGTTCTATGCGTGTACTAGATGGTTTGATTGCATTATTTTCTGCTGTTGACGGAGTAGAACCTCAGTCTGAAACAGTTTGGCGCCAAGCCAACCGTTATAAAGTACCGCGCATCGGCTTTGTAAACAAAATGGATCGTTCTGGTGCAGACTTTTTAAATGTGGTACACCAGGTGAAAGAGATGTTGGGTGCCAACGCTGTGCCTTTGCAATTACCTATTGGCGCAGAAGACGACTTTAAGGGCGTCGTAGATTTAATTAGAAATACAGGTATCATTTGGGACGATAGTACAGAAGGTATGACTTATACCGAAATACCTATTCCTGAAGATATGAAGGAAGATGTGATTGAATGGCGTGCCAAATTAATTGAAGCTGTTGCTGAATATGACGACACTTTAATGGAGAAATTCTTCGAAAACCCTGATACAATTAGTGAAGACGAAGTACATGAAGCCATCCGCAAAGCTTGTATCGATTTAAGTATCGTACCAATGATGTGCGGTTCTTCTTTCAAAAATAAAGGCGTACAAACTGCATTAGACGCTGTTTGTCGTTATTTACCTTCACCAATAGACGTAGATGCAATTGAAGGACACGATCCGGATGATGCAGAGAAAATATTGACTCGTAAACCAAGTGCAAAAGAACCTTTTGCTGCTTTGGCATTTAAAATTATGACAGATCCTTTTGTGGGTCGTTTGGCATTCTTCCGGGTTTATTCTGGTCATTTGGATGCCGGTTCTTATGTATTAAACGTAAGAAGTGGTAAAAACGAACGTATCAGCCGTATCATGAAGATGTTTGCCAACAAACAAAATCCTGTTGACTTTATCGAAGCCGGAGATATTGGAGCTGCAGTTGGTTTTAAAGAAATTAAAACCGGTGATACTTTGTGTGATGAGAAACATCCTATTGTATTGGAAAATATGTTTATTCCGGAACCGGTTATCGCTGTGGCAATCGAACCAAAAACGCAAGCTGACGTAGATAAAATGGGTATGGCGATTGCAAAATTGGTGGAAGAAGATCCTACATTGCGCGTAAATACAGATGAAGATACCGGTCAGACCATCCTTCGTGGAATGGGGGAATTGCACTTAGAAATCATCATCGACCGTATGCGTCGTGAATTTAAAGTAGAAGTGAACCAAGGTGCGCCTCAGGTTGCTTATAAAGAAACATTCCAATCTACTATCCAACACCGTGAAGTATTAAAGAAACAATCCGGTGGTCGTGGTAAATTCGCCGATATCCAATTTGAGATCGGACCTGCCGAAGAAGAATGGTTAAAAGAAAATGAAGGAAAACACTTCCAATTTGTAAACAATATCGTAGGTGGTTCTATTCCTCGTGAATTTTTCCCGGCTATTCAAAAAGGTTTTGAAACAGCAATGGGAACCGGAGTATTGGCTGGCTATCCTGTAGACAATATGAAAGTTCGTGTTTTTGATGGTAGCTTCCACAACGTGGATTCTGATGCCATGTCATTTGAACTTTGTGCAAAAGCAGGTTTCCGTGAAGCTGGCAGAAAAGCAAAACCGGTATTATTGGAACCCATCATGAAGGTAGAAGTAACCACTCCAGATCAATACATGGGGGATGTTACAGGTGACCTTAACCGTCGTCGTGGTATGATGGAAGGTATGGATACACGTGGTAATGCACAAGTAATCAAAGCGAAAGTTCCATTAAGCGAAATGTTTGGTTATGTTACCCAATTACGTTCATTATCTTCTGGCCGTGCAGCCTCTACAATGGAGTTTGACCACTACGCCCCTACGCCTAACAATATCGCTGAAGAAGTGATAGCGAAGAGCAAAGGAAAAGTAAAGAATGAAGACGATTAA
- a CDS encoding metal-sulfur cluster assembly factor: MEIAFNDPRYSDKAIVLTALHNVMDPELFVNIIDLGLVFNIEFKGERTIVITMTFSTRACPLSDSIKMGVRNVLSMAFPEYEVDIIVVWEPEWNFTMLTPEGRKLLGLDR, encoded by the coding sequence ATGGAAATAGCATTCAATGATCCCCGGTACAGTGATAAAGCGATTGTACTTACAGCGCTGCATAACGTAATGGATCCAGAGCTTTTTGTAAATATTATAGACCTTGGCTTGGTTTTCAATATTGAATTTAAGGGAGAAAGGACTATTGTGATTACAATGACTTTTTCTACCAGGGCCTGTCCTTTAAGTGATTCGATAAAAATGGGAGTACGCAATGTGCTTTCTATGGCTTTTCCGGAATATGAAGTAGATATTATTGTTGTATGGGAGCCTGAATGGAATTTCACGATGCTTACACCGGAAGGAAGAAAATTATTAGGGTTAGACAGATAG
- a CDS encoding DUF2249 domain-containing protein, with product MTITKDTRISEIIKEDKQSIDAIASLAKVLEKLKNPMLRKLMASRVTMAEAAKMGGVQVTDMARVLKPLGFDFVERDTLVEEEAKDKPEWLMALKDADINNFDVRQMLATDNDPLKEIMKKFKEVEIGKVLCIINTFVPTPLVRLFEKDNALCYTETISPNEFHTYFLKQGKKKTVVEDSKKSKIFTESAEVFSQNKLKYPNEKLIEVDVRHLEMPGPMETILNALAKLPDGKALFVHHKRIPIYLLDELGDKGFQIHIFHLAENEVKLLIEKIE from the coding sequence ATGACAATTACAAAGGACACCCGCATTTCGGAAATAATAAAGGAAGATAAACAGAGTATTGATGCAATTGCTTCTTTGGCGAAAGTATTGGAAAAATTGAAAAACCCCATGTTGCGAAAATTAATGGCATCTCGTGTTACCATGGCCGAAGCTGCAAAAATGGGCGGAGTACAAGTGACGGATATGGCTCGTGTACTTAAACCTTTAGGTTTTGATTTTGTAGAGAGGGATACTTTGGTTGAGGAAGAAGCAAAAGATAAACCAGAGTGGCTAATGGCTTTAAAAGATGCTGATATCAATAATTTTGATGTACGTCAAATGTTGGCAACAGACAATGATCCGTTGAAGGAAATAATGAAGAAATTCAAAGAAGTTGAAATAGGGAAAGTGCTTTGTATCATTAATACTTTTGTTCCCACGCCTTTGGTACGTTTATTTGAAAAAGATAATGCATTGTGCTACACCGAGACTATTTCTCCCAATGAGTTTCATACTTATTTTTTAAAACAAGGGAAGAAAAAAACGGTAGTAGAAGATTCAAAGAAAAGTAAAATTTTCACAGAATCAGCGGAGGTCTTTTCTCAAAATAAATTGAAATATCCGAATGAAAAATTAATAGAAGTAGATGTGCGACATTTAGAAATGCCAGGCCCAATGGAAACTATATTGAATGCCTTGGCAAAGCTTCCGGATGGTAAAGCCTTGTTTGTTCATCATAAAAGGATACCTATCTATTTATTAGATGAACTGGGTGATAAAGGTTTTCAGATACACATCTTTCATCTCGCAGAAAATGAGGTGAAGTTGTTGATAGAAAAAATAGAATAA
- the ric gene encoding iron-sulfur cluster repair di-iron protein, producing the protein MNIANTAIDETKILDVTLIEPRLKHPTIFEYFDALKPGDSFIIHNDHDPKPVYYQLMGERGNIFSFEYLEKGPEHWYIEIKKNAVDSSTGEPTVGDIAAKDYRKAEVFKKMGIDFCCGGEKSLKEASAEAGIPIEEVENALNAAESATIVDAYDYDKWPIEFLADFIINTHHQYVRDNAEIINNMAVKVSEHHKANHPELPELATKVHYFLQDIQHHLQKEEEILFPNIKNLAAASKNKTKAYKGMVSGPIQMMKMEHEHSGDDLKLFRKLTNNYTLPADACNSYKYLFEKLQEFENDFIKHIHLENNILFPKAEKLENSIAV; encoded by the coding sequence ATGAATATAGCTAATACGGCAATAGATGAAACTAAGATTCTGGATGTAACTTTAATTGAACCTCGATTAAAGCATCCAACCATCTTCGAATATTTTGATGCTTTGAAACCGGGAGATAGTTTCATTATTCATAATGATCATGATCCTAAACCGGTATATTATCAATTAATGGGAGAGCGGGGTAATATTTTTTCATTCGAATATTTAGAAAAGGGCCCGGAACATTGGTACATTGAAATAAAGAAAAATGCAGTAGATTCTTCCACTGGAGAGCCTACTGTGGGTGATATTGCTGCCAAAGATTATCGCAAAGCGGAAGTATTTAAGAAGATGGGAATCGACTTCTGTTGCGGTGGTGAGAAGTCTTTAAAAGAGGCCAGTGCTGAAGCGGGCATTCCTATTGAAGAGGTAGAAAATGCTTTGAATGCTGCAGAATCGGCAACCATAGTTGATGCTTACGATTATGACAAATGGCCAATTGAGTTTCTTGCAGACTTTATTATTAATACCCATCATCAATATGTGAGGGACAATGCGGAGATAATCAATAATATGGCCGTCAAAGTATCGGAACATCACAAAGCCAACCACCCGGAATTGCCGGAATTAGCTACCAAAGTGCATTACTTTCTGCAGGATATTCAGCATCATTTACAGAAAGAAGAAGAAATTTTATTTCCCAATATCAAAAATTTGGCTGCTGCTTCTAAGAATAAAACAAAGGCTTATAAAGGAATGGTGAGTGGCCCTATACAAATGATGAAGATGGAACATGAACATTCGGGTGATGACTTAAAGCTATTCAGGAAATTGACGAATAATTATACGCTGCCTGCTGATGCCTGCAATTCGTATAAATACTTATTTGAGAAGCTACAGGAATTTGAAAATGATTTTATTAAGCATATTCATCTTGAAAACAATATACTTTTTCCGAAAGCTGAGAAATTGGAAAACTCAATTGCAGTATAA
- the metE gene encoding 5-methyltetrahydropteroyltriglutamate--homocysteine S-methyltransferase, with product MLTNNLGYPRIGDNRALKKALEAYWRKEISQKDLLIAAQKIRLQNWQLQKDAGVDLIPSNDFSLYDQMLDMCLTVSAIPKRFHPLIENKEVSEADLYFAMARGFQEGVLDITAMEMTKWLDTNYHYIVPEFYAYQQFNFLSHKIINEYKEAKNAGIETKPVILGPITFLLFGKEKESGFHRLDLLKNLLPVYKEILQQLNELGAQYIQFDEPCLATNLSNTELTALTAAYQELKAVCPNIQLILANYFDCYGENLSVVLKLPFDVFHLDLVRCPSQLEDIINTNFTHSKAKLSLGVIDGRNIWKNDYEKSIQLIKKASNYFGDERIMIAPSCSLLHVPCNLDNENKLDGELKNWLSFAKQKIAELIDLKKIIQNEGEAASILDKNKAAIHSRKSSSSIHKETVKTRVAIITEKDTQRESGFVTRQAKQKALFNLPLFPTTTIGSFPQTTDVRKLRAQLKKGILSKTEYNQALEAATVESIRLQEELDIDVLVHGEFERNDMVEYFGEQLKGYAFSELGWVQSYGSRCVKPPILFGDIERENAMTVDWTSFAQSQTNRLMKGMLTGPITMLQWSFVRDDQPRETTAMQLALAIRDEVLDLEKAGIKIIQIDEPAIREGLPLRKEEWQAYLQWAVKAFKIAASGVKDETQIHTHMCYSEFNDIIQNVADMDADVITIETSRSQMELLEAFVQFNYPNEIGPGVYDIHSPRVPSIEEMETLLEKALAVIPAENLWINPDCGLKTRNWPETKQALENMVEAAKKLRIKEKVIA from the coding sequence ATGTTGACAAACAACTTAGGCTATCCACGTATTGGCGACAATCGTGCATTAAAAAAAGCATTAGAAGCCTATTGGCGAAAAGAAATTTCGCAAAAAGATTTATTGATTGCAGCACAAAAAATAAGGCTGCAAAACTGGCAATTACAAAAAGATGCCGGCGTAGACCTAATCCCCTCAAATGATTTCTCGCTGTATGATCAGATGTTGGATATGTGTCTTACCGTTAGTGCTATTCCTAAACGCTTCCACCCATTAATTGAAAATAAAGAAGTATCTGAAGCAGATCTTTATTTCGCGATGGCAAGAGGCTTTCAGGAAGGGGTATTAGATATTACAGCCATGGAAATGACCAAATGGTTAGATACGAATTATCATTATATTGTCCCCGAATTTTATGCGTATCAACAATTTAATTTCTTGTCTCATAAAATTATAAATGAATATAAAGAAGCAAAAAATGCTGGCATTGAAACCAAGCCGGTCATCTTGGGTCCTATTACCTTTCTACTATTTGGGAAGGAAAAAGAATCCGGTTTTCACAGACTCGATCTATTAAAAAACCTATTGCCCGTTTACAAAGAAATACTGCAGCAATTAAATGAATTGGGTGCACAATATATCCAGTTTGATGAACCCTGTCTAGCGACAAATCTTTCCAATACAGAATTAACCGCACTTACAGCTGCATATCAAGAATTGAAGGCAGTATGCCCAAACATTCAATTAATATTAGCGAATTACTTTGACTGTTATGGCGAAAATCTTTCAGTTGTTTTGAAATTACCTTTCGATGTATTCCATCTTGATTTGGTAAGATGCCCTTCACAACTAGAGGATATCATAAATACCAACTTTACTCATTCAAAAGCTAAACTTTCATTAGGTGTAATTGATGGACGAAATATTTGGAAGAATGATTATGAAAAATCAATTCAACTAATCAAAAAAGCATCCAACTATTTTGGAGATGAAAGAATAATGATTGCACCATCTTGCTCATTGTTGCATGTACCATGCAACTTAGACAATGAGAATAAATTAGATGGGGAGTTAAAAAACTGGTTATCATTTGCCAAACAAAAAATAGCAGAGCTAATTGATTTGAAAAAGATTATCCAAAATGAGGGTGAGGCTGCCAGTATTCTAGACAAGAATAAAGCAGCAATTCATTCTCGTAAATCTTCTTCAAGTATTCACAAAGAAACGGTGAAAACACGCGTAGCAATTATTACAGAAAAAGATACGCAAAGAGAAAGTGGCTTTGTAACCAGACAAGCAAAACAAAAGGCATTATTCAACCTGCCTTTATTTCCTACAACAACAATTGGCTCTTTCCCTCAAACAACCGATGTAAGAAAATTACGCGCGCAATTAAAGAAAGGCATTCTATCTAAAACGGAATATAACCAAGCTTTAGAAGCGGCAACTGTAGAAAGCATTCGTCTGCAAGAGGAATTAGATATAGATGTATTGGTACATGGAGAATTTGAACGTAATGACATGGTAGAATACTTCGGAGAGCAACTCAAGGGTTATGCATTCTCTGAATTAGGTTGGGTTCAGAGTTATGGCTCACGTTGTGTAAAGCCACCCATCTTATTTGGAGATATTGAAAGAGAAAATGCCATGACAGTTGATTGGACTAGTTTTGCCCAAAGCCAAACCAATCGACTAATGAAAGGTATGCTTACAGGTCCTATTACCATGTTGCAATGGTCTTTCGTACGCGATGACCAGCCACGGGAAACCACAGCAATGCAACTAGCCTTGGCTATTCGCGACGAAGTCCTTGATTTAGAAAAAGCAGGTATTAAAATTATTCAGATTGACGAGCCGGCTATTCGTGAAGGATTGCCCTTAAGAAAAGAAGAATGGCAAGCATATTTGCAGTGGGCTGTCAAAGCATTTAAAATAGCGGCTTCCGGCGTAAAAGATGAAACGCAGATTCATACGCATATGTGCTATTCAGAGTTTAATGACATCATTCAAAATGTAGCCGACATGGATGCAGACGTAATCACTATTGAGACCTCTCGTTCACAAATGGAATTATTAGAAGCTTTTGTTCAATTCAACTATCCAAACGAAATCGGACCCGGGGTTTATGATATCCACTCTCCACGTGTCCCTTCCATTGAAGAAATGGAAACCTTGCTTGAAAAAGCTTTGGCGGTAATTCCTGCAGAAAATCTTTGGATAAACCCGGATTGTGGTTTAAAAACCCGCAACTGGCCCGAGACAAAACAAGCACTGGAAAACATGGTGGAAGCAGCGAAGAAACTTCGCATAAAAGAAAAAGTAATCGCATAG
- the atpC gene encoding ATP synthase F1 subunit epsilon, with the protein MLLEILTPEKRIYSGDVYGVQLPGEEGLFEVLNMHAPMVSALAKGNVKVLKSAKGNSHKNFSINGGFVEVLHNKATVLVEGATELN; encoded by the coding sequence ATGCTTTTAGAAATATTAACTCCTGAGAAAAGAATATATAGCGGCGACGTTTATGGTGTTCAATTACCCGGTGAAGAAGGCTTATTTGAAGTATTGAATATGCATGCTCCAATGGTAAGTGCTTTAGCAAAAGGTAATGTAAAAGTGCTGAAATCAGCCAAGGGTAACAGCCATAAAAACTTCTCTATTAACGGTGGATTTGTGGAGGTTTTACATAACAAAGCAACTGTTTTAGTAGAAGGTGCTACAGAACTGAATTAA
- the atpD gene encoding F0F1 ATP synthase subunit beta, translating into MANKGKIKQIIGAVVDVHFPDNQELPEIYNSLELLKENGDKLILEVQQHLGEDSVRTISMEGTEGLVRGMDVTDTGRPITMPIGENINGRLFNVTGDPIDGLPAISKENGRPIHNTPPAFENLNTASEILFTGIKVIDLIEPYAKGGKIGLFGGAGVGKTVLIQELINNIAKGHGGLSVFAGVGERTREGNDLLREMIEAGIMKYGDKFIHSMEKGGWDLSTVDLEGLKESKATFVFGQMNEPPGARARVALSGLTIAEYFRDGDGTGKGKDILFFVDNIFRFTQAGSEVSALLGRMPSAVGYQPTLATEMGLMQERITSTKNGSITSVQAVYVPADDLTDPAPATTFAHLDATTVLSRKIADLGIYPAVDPLDSTSRILTPAICGDKHYDCANRVKLILQRYKELQDIIAILGMDELSDEDKQTVFRARKVQRFLSQPFHVAEQFTGLKGVFVSLEDTIRGFNAIMDGEVDEYPEAAFNLVGTLEDAIEKGKKLLAQAQG; encoded by the coding sequence ATGGCGAACAAAGGTAAAATCAAACAGATCATTGGCGCGGTAGTGGATGTACACTTTCCCGATAATCAGGAGTTGCCCGAAATTTACAACTCTTTAGAATTATTAAAAGAAAATGGCGATAAGCTGATTTTGGAGGTGCAACAGCACTTAGGAGAAGATAGCGTACGTACCATTTCTATGGAAGGAACAGAAGGTCTTGTACGTGGAATGGATGTTACTGATACCGGTAGACCTATTACGATGCCGATTGGTGAAAACATCAATGGTCGTTTGTTTAATGTTACCGGGGATCCAATCGACGGCTTGCCTGCAATTAGTAAAGAAAATGGTCGCCCAATTCATAACACCCCTCCGGCTTTTGAAAATTTAAATACAGCGAGTGAAATTTTATTCACTGGTATTAAAGTAATCGATTTGATTGAGCCTTATGCAAAAGGAGGTAAAATTGGTTTGTTTGGTGGTGCAGGTGTTGGTAAAACAGTATTGATTCAGGAATTGATTAATAATATTGCCAAAGGGCACGGTGGTTTATCTGTATTTGCCGGTGTGGGAGAACGTACACGTGAAGGTAATGACCTACTTCGTGAAATGATTGAAGCAGGTATTATGAAATACGGCGACAAATTTATCCATTCAATGGAAAAAGGTGGATGGGATTTGAGCACGGTAGATTTGGAGGGATTAAAAGAATCTAAAGCTACATTCGTATTCGGACAAATGAATGAACCTCCCGGAGCCCGTGCACGTGTTGCCTTGAGTGGTTTGACGATTGCGGAATATTTCCGTGATGGTGACGGTACTGGAAAAGGTAAAGACATTTTGTTTTTCGTAGATAACATCTTCCGTTTTACACAAGCAGGCTCAGAGGTATCAGCATTGTTGGGTCGTATGCCGTCTGCGGTAGGTTACCAACCGACATTGGCAACTGAAATGGGATTGATGCAAGAGCGTATTACCTCTACAAAGAATGGTTCTATTACCTCTGTACAAGCGGTATATGTACCTGCGGATGACTTGACGGATCCGGCTCCTGCGACAACCTTCGCACACTTAGATGCCACTACTGTATTATCTCGTAAAATTGCTGACTTAGGTATTTACCCTGCGGTAGATCCATTGGATTCTACATCGAGAATTTTGACTCCGGCTATTTGTGGAGATAAACATTATGATTGTGCTAATCGTGTAAAATTAATTTTACAACGTTATAAAGAATTGCAAGATATCATTGCCATCTTAGGTATGGATGAATTGAGCGATGAGGATAAACAAACCGTATTCCGTGCCCGTAAAGTACAACGTTTCCTTTCCCAACCATTCCACGTGGCGGAACAATTTACAGGTTTGAAAGGCGTATTTGTAAGTTTGGAAGATACTATCCGCGGCTTCAATGCTATTATGGATGGAGAAGTTGATGAATATCCGGAAGCTGCCTTTAACTTAGTAGGTACACTAGAAGATGCTATTGAAAAAGGTAAAAAATTATTAGCACAAGCGCAAGGATAA